The Brevibacterium atlanticum genome segment GTTCTTCCGTGCGCGGGCCACGGTCGGCAGGATCCTCGCGACCACGTCGGAGATGAATCCTGGGGGAGTCTCTCCGGTGTCATAGGCATTGTAGGCGGCGGTGACAGCTCCGCAGCTGTCATGGCCGAGGACGACGAGCAGCGGAGTGCCGAGCATCTCGACCCCGTACTCGAGCGAACCAAGTGTCACCGGGTCGACGACCTGGCCGGCATTGCGCACGACGAACATGTCGCCGAGGCCGACGTCGAAGATCATCTCCGCCGCTACCCGGGAATCCGAGCAGCCGAAGAGAGTGACGAATGGGTCCTGATCGCCGGTGACCGCCTCACGTCGGGCGGTGTCCTGGTTCGGGTGCTCGGGTTCATCGTTGACGAAGCGGCGATTGCCCTCGAGCAAGCGGTTCCATGCATTGTTGGGCATCGTGATCGGACCTGCTTCCGGTGGTGATGGATTCGGATGGGCTGCGCGGCGTGTGCCGGTGGCAAAGGTGCCGACTCAGACGAGTCCGCGGCGTGCCGCTTCCTCGGCGGCCTCGACATAGGAGTGGGTCTTTGCGGACTGGT includes the following:
- a CDS encoding carbonic anhydrase, which codes for MPNNAWNRLLEGNRRFVNDEPEHPNQDTARREAVTGDQDPFVTLFGCSDSRVAAEMIFDVGLGDMFVVRNAGQVVDPVTLGSLEYGVEMLGTPLLVVLGHDSCGAVTAAYNAYDTGETPPGFISDVVARILPTVARARKNDRTTVNQTVVQNTIDTVDKIMQLSSLIARAVDEGRLIIVGLTYQLHDGRTTVVAQYGGNETAVSTYAS